The Stigmatella aurantiaca DW4/3-1 genome contains the following window.
GAGCGAGCGTGATCTGTTGATGATTCCTGGTCCAGTGGAGTTCGACCCGGAGGTGATGCGCGCCCTGGGGGCCCGCACGCTCAGTCACCTGGACCCCGTCTTCATCGCCACCTTCGGCCGTGCCCTCCAGCGGCTGCGCGAGGTGTGCCTGGCGCCATCCGCACAGCCCTTCATCGTCGCCGGGACTGGCACCCTGGCCATGGAGCTGGCGGTGGCCAACCTCGTCGAGCCCGGAGACCGGGCGCTCGTCGTCAACACCGGCCACTTCAGCGACCGGATGGCCCTCATCCTGGCGCGGCACGGCGCGGAGGTGACGCAGGTGCGCCCTCCGCTGGGGGAGGCTCCGCGTCCACAAGAGGTGGAGCAGGCCCTGGCCCAGGGCGCTTACCGGGTGATGACCGTCACCCACGTGGATACCTCCACCGGGGTGCGTGCCCCCGCCGAGCCGCTGGTGCGTGCCGCCCACCGTCATGGCGTCCTGTCCGTGGTGGATGGGGTGTGCGCCACCGCCGGGGAGACCTTCCACCAGGACGCCTGGGGCGCGGATGTGTACCTCACGGGCAGCCAGAAGGCCCTCGGGGTGCCGCCAGGGCTGGCGCTGCTCACCGTCAGCCCGAAGGCCCTGTCCGCCTGGCGCGCCCGGAAGCACCCGGTGCGCTCGTTCTATGCCGACTGGGCCGAGTGGCTTCCCATCATGGAGGCCTACGAGGCCGGAAAGCCCGCCTACTTCGCCACCCCCGCCGTCAACCTCATCACCGCGCTGGAGGTGAGCCTGGGCCAGATTCTCCGCGAGGGCATGGAGCCCCGCTTTGCCCGTCACCGGCGCATGGCCCGCGCCTTCCGCGCCGCCTGGCGGGCCCTGGGGCTGCGCCCCCTGCCCACCACCGAGGCCGCCACCGCCAACACCTTGAGCGCCCTGTATTACCCGGAAGGTGTCGATTCCAGCGTGGTGGGGCGCGTGCGGGGCGAGGGGGTGGTGCTCGCGGGAGGCCTGCATCCGGAGCTCAAGACGCGCTACTTCCGGGTGGGCCACATGAACCTGGTGGGGCCGGGAGAGGTGCTCGCCACGGTGGGGGCCGTGGAGCGGGCCCTTGGCGCCGCGGGCCACCGGGTGCAGCCGGGCGGGGCCGTCTCCGCGGCCCAGGCCGCCCTGCTAGAACCTGTACCGGCGGCGGATTGACAAGCCGGCTGTCGGGTGGCTGACGCACCTTGCCCCCGGGGACCGGATTTTCCGCACGGGGGGTGCGGAAACAGGTGCGTGGAAGGGCGGCCTCATTCTATGGGCCTCGCTTCTACGCGATGCGGCTTCTTCGATCCCTCTCCTCGCGCCTGGCCATTCCCCCCTTCCCAGCGCTCGCCTTCGGCGCGCCGGGTGTTAGGGTGGCCGCGCCCCATGCTGGTTTGATTGGGGCGACCCGCCCCGCCTCGCCCCCGGCGGCCCCCCCGGCGAGTTCCTCCCTCTTTTCCTTGGGGTACCGAGGCTCTTCTCGATGACGGCCGTGGCTGCCCATTCCCTCCAGCGCATTCCCAGTGGCGTGCTCGGGCTGGATGCCATCCTCGATGGCGGTTTTCTCCAGGGGGGCACGTACATCATCGCGGGCATGCCGGGCACCGGGAAGACCATCCTCGGCAACCAGATCTGTTTCCACCACGTCGCCCACGGGGGCCGGGCCGTCTACGTGACCTTGCTCGCGGAGACGCACGGGCGCCTGCTGGCGCACCTGCGGGGCATGGCCTTCTTCTCCGAGGAGCCGCTGGCCTCCGCGCTGCACTACGTCAGCGCCTACCGGGTGCTCACCGGGGAGGGGCTCACGGGCCTGTTGGACCTGCTGCGCAAGCTCATCCGGGAGCACCGCGCCTCCATGCTGGTGGTGGATGGGTTGGTGAGCGCCAGCGCCTCGGCCCCCAACGAGCTGGCCTTCAAGGAGTTCATCCACGAGCTCAACACGCTGGTGAGCGTCATTGGCTGTACCACGTTCCTGCTCACCAACGGCCACAGCCCCGAGGACGTTCATCCCGAGCACACCATGGTGGATGGGCTCATCGAGCTGACGGACATGCTCATCGGCGTGCGTGCCGTGCGCGAGCTCATCGTCCGGAAGTTCCGGGGCAGCGCGCACCTGCGCGGCCGGCACGTGTTCCAGATCTCCCCCCAGGGCATCACCGTGTATCCGCGCTCGGAGGCCATGCTCGCGGACCCCATCGCCGTGCCGGGCGAGTACAAGGCGCGCGCGCTGGTGGGGGTGCCGGAGCTGGACGGGATGCTGCGCGGAGGGCTGCAGCGCGGCAGCGCCACGCTCATCATGGGTCCCTCGGGCAGTGGCAAGACGCTGCTCGGCTTGCAATTTCTCTCCCATGGCGCGAACCAGGGCGAGCCCAGCCTGTACTTCGGTTTCTACGAGTCCCCGCCGCGGCTGATGGGCAAGGGGGAGTCCATTGGGCTGGACATGGCGGGGGCGATGCGCGGCGGGATGCTGGAGATGATCTGGCAGCCGCCCGTGGAGCTGGTGCTCGATGCGCTCGCGGTGAAGATCCTCTCGGCCATTCGCCGCCGGGGTGTACAGCGGCTGCTCATCGATGGGCTGGTGGGGTTCAAGGAATCCACGGTGCATCCGGAGCGCATCAACCGCTTCTTCGCCGCCTTCACCAACGAGCTGCGGGCGTTGGACGTGACGACGGTGTTCACGGAGGAGACGCGCGTGCTCTTCGGGCCGGAGATCGAAACCCCGGTCAAGGGGCTCTCCGCGCTGGTGGAGAACCA
Protein-coding sequences here:
- a CDS encoding ATPase domain-containing protein, with the translated sequence MTAVAAHSLQRIPSGVLGLDAILDGGFLQGGTYIIAGMPGTGKTILGNQICFHHVAHGGRAVYVTLLAETHGRLLAHLRGMAFFSEEPLASALHYVSAYRVLTGEGLTGLLDLLRKLIREHRASMLVVDGLVSASASAPNELAFKEFIHELNTLVSVIGCTTFLLTNGHSPEDVHPEHTMVDGLIELTDMLIGVRAVRELIVRKFRGSAHLRGRHVFQISPQGITVYPRSEAMLADPIAVPGEYKARALVGVPELDGMLRGGLQRGSATLIMGPSGSGKTLLGLQFLSHGANQGEPSLYFGFYESPPRLMGKGESIGLDMAGAMRGGMLEMIWQPPVELVLDALAVKILSAIRRRGVQRLLIDGLVGFKESTVHPERINRFFAAFTNELRALDVTTVFTEETRVLFGPEIETPVKGLSALVENHLFLRQVEWKGELRRVLAILKTRESGHDPSLREVIINDQGWHVGARFEGKAVLTDSRLPRPPKRRGSGGAKLPARKKPRRTE
- a CDS encoding pyridoxal-phosphate-dependent aminotransferase family protein; translated protein: MIPGPVEFDPEVMRALGARTLSHLDPVFIATFGRALQRLREVCLAPSAQPFIVAGTGTLAMELAVANLVEPGDRALVVNTGHFSDRMALILARHGAEVTQVRPPLGEAPRPQEVEQALAQGAYRVMTVTHVDTSTGVRAPAEPLVRAAHRHGVLSVVDGVCATAGETFHQDAWGADVYLTGSQKALGVPPGLALLTVSPKALSAWRARKHPVRSFYADWAEWLPIMEAYEAGKPAYFATPAVNLITALEVSLGQILREGMEPRFARHRRMARAFRAAWRALGLRPLPTTEAATANTLSALYYPEGVDSSVVGRVRGEGVVLAGGLHPELKTRYFRVGHMNLVGPGEVLATVGAVERALGAAGHRVQPGGAVSAAQAALLEPVPAAD